One Microbacterium sp. W4I20 DNA window includes the following coding sequences:
- a CDS encoding YafY family protein: MSDTTSRALALLNLLQTHRHWPGTELATRLGVTERTVRRDVDRLRDLGYRVESTPGAAGGYRLEAGSAVPPLLLTDDEAVTMAIGLRVAATQQLVGGPEVTLTALAKLEQVLPSALRQRVNALAASVQPPRIGDAPVVSPVVLGEIAMATRDTERLRLRYVDAAGEESVRRVEPHALAPSGRKWFLLCWDLDREDWRTFRVDRIASVEHARVLFARREITEAEIEERVLIASSWSPQKVEGDAVMELPLEEMQDRFGPWSQGATAEGPEHTRWPIGGSDWREAMYAFLWIPAGVEYAMTFPEPDRAELREAAERMLRAIDAPVPVARG; this comes from the coding sequence ATGTCCGACACCACCTCGCGAGCGCTGGCCCTGCTGAACCTCCTGCAGACGCACCGGCATTGGCCGGGCACTGAACTGGCCACCCGCCTCGGGGTGACCGAGCGCACGGTACGCCGCGATGTCGATCGGCTGCGCGACCTCGGTTACCGCGTCGAATCGACCCCCGGCGCTGCCGGCGGTTATCGACTCGAGGCGGGGAGCGCCGTGCCGCCGCTGCTGCTCACCGACGACGAGGCGGTCACGATGGCGATCGGATTGCGGGTCGCGGCCACGCAACAGCTCGTCGGCGGACCCGAGGTCACGCTCACCGCGCTCGCCAAGCTCGAACAGGTGCTGCCGTCGGCGCTGCGTCAGCGGGTCAACGCGCTCGCCGCATCCGTGCAGCCACCGCGCATCGGCGACGCTCCGGTCGTCTCACCCGTCGTGCTCGGCGAGATTGCCATGGCCACCCGCGACACCGAGCGCCTGCGCCTGCGATACGTGGATGCGGCGGGGGAGGAGAGTGTCCGCCGCGTCGAACCTCACGCCCTCGCGCCTTCCGGGCGCAAGTGGTTCCTGCTCTGCTGGGACCTCGATCGCGAGGACTGGCGCACGTTCCGCGTCGACCGGATCGCCTCGGTGGAGCACGCCCGGGTACTGTTCGCGCGGCGGGAGATCACCGAGGCCGAGATCGAGGAGCGGGTGCTCATCGCCTCGTCCTGGTCGCCGCAGAAGGTCGAAGGGGATGCCGTGATGGAGCTGCCGCTCGAGGAGATGCAGGACCGTTTCGGCCCGTGGTCGCAGGGAGCGACCGCCGAGGGCCCGGAACATACGCGCTGGCCGATCGGCGGCTCGGACTGGCGAGAGGCGATGTATGCGTTCCTCTGGATCCCGGCGGGCGTCGAGTACGCGATGACCTTTCCCGAGCCGGATCGCGCCGAGCTGCGCGAGGCGGCGGAGCGGATGCTGCGCGCGATCGACGCGCCGGTTCCGGTGGCGCGGGGGTGA
- a CDS encoding DUF3800 domain-containing protein, with product MPDFSDYVIYVDESGDHSLTNINPQFPMFVLSFCMFPVSDYISTVVPKVQALKFEFFGHDMVILHEREIRKSAPPFDILLNEGVREAFMQRMNSIIETSRFGIVACVIDKTRFRDRRGGQVNPYHVALEFGLERIFLQLQQRGQAHRTARVVFESRGAREDRDLELEFRRIMDTTRMRGMPETLAFHCAPKSANSSGLQIADMTARPIGIHVMRPEQENRAWDLISTKLVRSQSGRMNGYGLKVYP from the coding sequence ATGCCAGACTTCAGCGACTATGTGATCTACGTCGACGAGAGCGGCGACCACAGCCTCACGAACATCAATCCGCAGTTCCCCATGTTCGTATTGTCGTTCTGCATGTTCCCGGTCAGCGACTACATCTCGACTGTTGTTCCCAAAGTCCAGGCGTTGAAGTTCGAGTTCTTCGGACACGACATGGTCATCCTCCACGAGCGCGAGATCCGGAAGTCGGCCCCGCCTTTCGACATCCTCTTGAACGAGGGTGTCCGCGAGGCTTTCATGCAGCGCATGAACAGCATCATCGAGACCTCTCGCTTCGGCATCGTGGCATGCGTGATCGACAAGACGCGCTTCCGAGATCGACGAGGCGGCCAGGTGAATCCGTATCACGTCGCTCTTGAATTCGGTCTCGAACGAATCTTCCTCCAGCTTCAGCAACGCGGCCAAGCTCATCGGACCGCGCGCGTCGTGTTCGAGAGCCGAGGCGCGAGAGAGGATCGGGATCTTGAGCTTGAGTTTCGGCGCATCATGGACACCACTCGGATGCGCGGCATGCCAGAGACACTTGCATTCCACTGCGCTCCGAAAAGCGCCAACAGCTCAGGTCTGCAGATCGCGGACATGACGGCTCGACCGATCGGCATTCACGTGATGCGCCCAGAGCAGGAGAACCGTGCGTGGGACCTGATCAGCACCAAGCTCGTCCGCTCTCAAAGCGGGCGCATGAACGGGTACGGTCTCAAGGTCTATCCCTGA
- a CDS encoding ABC transporter ATP-binding protein — protein MNDVTDGAQTTLLPIATAARVRAVVGMLLRRHPGRMTAVAALFLTASALGIVMPTCLGRIVDAVSTDAGGPTIAAWVTGAGAGAIGAALVMLWANRVLISLVQDVLASLREDVFASAMRLPVSAVDDGESADLLSRVTGDVDAVAEAGGDVAPTLLSAGFAIGVSLIALTALDPWLALAGIASAPLYLLGTRAFLRRSRVVFREVRVREAARSQAVLEAVEGLETLTAFNEQEHALERVQQRAEASIRMQVEGVRLTNRLFRWINGGELVGLAAILAAGFLLQADGAITVGMVTTAALVFHRLFDPVGQLIFGLDDIQRAAIGLARLVGVIDLAPTATGAAERADAGRADAARRAPAGIDLQDVDFHYPTTGRGIRNVTLRVEPGTTAALVGTSGSGKSTLARVIAGHHAPTAGRIQLPPDASAPYYLSQELHHFRGSVADNLRLVAPEASDVELVAALRAVGADWAVEAVTVEDEAGAGAGAARHPSSDSAPLDEGRIQQLAVARAFLADPAVVILDEATADVGLHHRDAVEAAITVLRRDRTAVLIAHRLQQAATAEQIIVFADGEAAEHGTHDELLASDGLYRRFWLAQPDLAQPDIAPTDSASSDHRPPTEETETP, from the coding sequence ATGAACGACGTGACTGACGGCGCGCAGACGACTCTTCTGCCGATCGCCACCGCTGCCCGCGTGCGCGCGGTCGTCGGGATGCTGCTGCGCCGGCATCCCGGCCGGATGACGGCGGTCGCGGCGCTCTTCCTCACGGCATCCGCTCTCGGGATCGTGATGCCGACCTGTCTGGGGCGGATCGTCGACGCCGTCTCCACCGACGCCGGAGGGCCGACCATCGCCGCCTGGGTAACCGGTGCAGGGGCCGGGGCCATCGGCGCCGCACTGGTCATGCTGTGGGCGAATCGTGTGCTCATCTCCCTGGTGCAGGACGTGTTGGCGAGCCTTCGGGAAGACGTGTTCGCCTCCGCGATGCGACTGCCGGTCAGCGCGGTCGACGACGGCGAGAGCGCCGACCTGCTCTCCCGCGTCACCGGAGACGTCGACGCGGTGGCCGAGGCCGGCGGCGACGTCGCACCCACCCTGCTGTCGGCGGGCTTCGCGATCGGAGTCTCGCTGATCGCCCTGACCGCACTCGATCCCTGGCTCGCACTCGCCGGCATCGCATCCGCGCCGCTCTACCTGCTCGGCACCCGCGCCTTCCTCCGCCGATCCCGGGTGGTGTTCCGCGAGGTGCGCGTGCGTGAAGCCGCCCGCAGCCAGGCCGTGCTCGAGGCTGTGGAGGGTCTCGAGACGCTGACCGCGTTCAACGAGCAGGAGCACGCGCTCGAGCGGGTGCAGCAACGCGCCGAGGCGTCGATCCGCATGCAGGTCGAGGGAGTGCGGCTGACCAACCGGCTGTTCCGCTGGATCAACGGCGGCGAGCTGGTCGGCCTGGCCGCCATCCTCGCGGCGGGCTTCCTGCTGCAGGCCGACGGGGCGATCACGGTCGGCATGGTGACCACGGCAGCGCTGGTCTTCCACCGCCTGTTCGACCCCGTCGGCCAGCTCATCTTCGGGCTCGACGACATCCAGCGCGCGGCGATCGGACTCGCCCGGCTCGTGGGCGTCATCGATCTGGCGCCGACCGCGACCGGCGCTGCCGAGAGAGCGGATGCCGGAAGAGCGGATGCCGCACGCCGGGCACCCGCCGGAATAGACCTGCAGGACGTCGACTTCCACTACCCGACCACCGGCCGCGGGATCCGCAACGTCACGCTCCGCGTGGAGCCCGGGACGACCGCGGCGCTCGTGGGCACGTCGGGTTCGGGCAAGAGCACCCTGGCCCGGGTGATCGCGGGGCATCACGCTCCGACCGCCGGTCGGATCCAGCTGCCTCCGGACGCGTCGGCCCCGTACTACCTCTCGCAGGAGCTGCACCACTTCCGCGGGAGCGTCGCCGACAACCTGCGGCTGGTCGCCCCCGAGGCGAGCGACGTCGAGTTGGTCGCCGCGCTGCGTGCCGTCGGCGCCGACTGGGCCGTCGAGGCGGTGACGGTGGAGGACGAGGCCGGAGCCGGCGCCGGAGCCGCACGGCATCCATCCTCCGATTCCGCGCCGCTCGATGAAGGCCGCATCCAACAGCTCGCGGTCGCGCGGGCGTTCCTCGCCGATCCGGCGGTCGTGATCCTCGACGAGGCGACGGCTGACGTGGGGCTGCACCATCGCGACGCCGTGGAAGCGGCCATCACGGTGCTGCGGCGAGATCGCACAGCCGTGCTCATCGCCCACCGGCTGCAGCAGGCCGCCACGGCCGAGCAGATCATCGTGTTCGCCGACGGAGAGGCGGCCGAGCACGGCACGCACGACGAACTCCTCGCCAGCGACGGGTTGTACCGCCGTTTCTGGCTCGCCCAGCCCGATCTCGCCCAGCCCGATATCGCCCCGACAGACAGCGCCTCGTCCGACCACCGACCCCCGACCGAAGAGACGGAGACTCCGTGA
- a CDS encoding ABC transporter ATP-binding protein gives MTNTPRRLFRIALTAQGRGLSLTAATALLVLHSLAEATIPVIIGATIDRAVLPADPLALALWIGVLVATFLVLSSSYQGASRLMVGVYGHGEQALRHLALSRMLRPRLSRRALSPGEALTFVTSDTYRVAGVAWSVAQQCATIAAIIGAALAMLVISPVATLVVFASTAVMMLVMRVVSRPLERRGHAEQRAATEAGAVAADFMTGFRVLVGIGAREEAVRRYAAASDVSRVAATTAGRSLAASEAVSATLAAVATTALAGLSAWFAAEGRISIGELVTVLGLAQFISGSLAFAGTFPSNWIHKLASAQRLAAVIDAEDLLEPPAAPMDRPDRPAVPEDVVLRFRVDPDAPKVDVRVGELVGIRPSDSDAARALSRLLGMRTVPPRGGLAISVGGTLLDAGELDPEDYRRRVVAPPHGQTIVNGTLREAVRGHRTTDLPRADLIDAAALHDTVDQVGGWDAPVGEAGRRLSGGQRQRIGLARALHADAEVLVLDEPTSAVDAVTEAHIAGALARHGTTTIVITTSPLLLDACDRVVDLPSRGSDERRD, from the coding sequence GTGACGAACACTCCGCGCCGGCTCTTCCGGATCGCCCTCACAGCCCAGGGGCGCGGGCTCTCGCTGACCGCGGCCACCGCGCTGCTCGTGCTGCACTCACTGGCGGAGGCGACGATCCCGGTCATCATCGGCGCCACGATCGACCGCGCCGTCCTCCCCGCCGACCCGCTCGCGCTCGCGCTCTGGATCGGAGTGCTGGTCGCCACGTTCCTGGTGCTGAGCTCGAGCTACCAGGGTGCCTCCCGGCTGATGGTCGGTGTCTACGGCCACGGCGAGCAGGCGCTGCGTCACCTCGCGCTCTCCCGCATGCTGCGCCCACGACTCTCCCGCCGCGCGCTGAGTCCCGGCGAGGCGCTGACCTTCGTCACCTCCGACACGTACCGGGTGGCCGGCGTCGCATGGTCGGTCGCCCAGCAGTGCGCCACGATCGCGGCGATCATCGGGGCGGCACTGGCCATGCTCGTGATCTCCCCCGTCGCGACCCTCGTGGTCTTCGCGTCGACCGCCGTGATGATGCTCGTGATGCGAGTCGTCTCGCGTCCGCTCGAGCGTCGAGGACACGCCGAGCAGCGCGCAGCGACCGAGGCCGGGGCCGTCGCCGCCGACTTCATGACCGGGTTCCGGGTGCTCGTCGGCATCGGCGCACGCGAAGAGGCGGTACGGCGCTACGCCGCGGCCAGCGACGTCTCCCGGGTGGCCGCGACCACCGCCGGACGATCCCTCGCCGCCTCCGAGGCCGTGAGCGCGACCCTCGCCGCCGTGGCGACGACCGCCTTGGCCGGCCTGTCGGCATGGTTCGCCGCCGAGGGGCGGATCAGCATCGGCGAACTGGTGACGGTGCTGGGACTCGCCCAATTCATCAGCGGTTCCCTCGCCTTCGCCGGCACGTTCCCCTCGAACTGGATCCACAAGCTCGCCTCCGCCCAGAGGCTGGCCGCGGTGATCGACGCGGAAGACCTCCTCGAACCGCCCGCCGCGCCCATGGATCGCCCGGATCGTCCGGCCGTGCCCGAAGATGTGGTGCTGCGGTTCCGCGTTGACCCCGATGCGCCGAAGGTGGACGTGCGCGTCGGCGAACTCGTCGGCATCCGTCCATCCGACAGCGACGCCGCACGCGCCCTCTCCCGGCTGCTCGGCATGCGCACCGTTCCGCCGCGGGGCGGACTGGCGATCTCGGTCGGCGGCACGCTCCTCGATGCGGGCGAGCTGGACCCGGAGGACTACCGCCGACGCGTCGTCGCCCCGCCGCACGGCCAGACGATCGTGAACGGAACGCTGCGCGAGGCGGTGCGCGGCCACCGCACGACCGATCTGCCTCGAGCCGACCTCATCGATGCGGCGGCCCTACACGACACGGTGGACCAGGTCGGCGGGTGGGATGCCCCGGTCGGCGAGGCCGGTCGTCGGCTCTCCGGCGGGCAGCGGCAGCGCATCGGGCTCGCGCGCGCACTGCACGCCGACGCCGAGGTGCTCGTGCTCGACGAGCCGACCTCGGCGGTCGACGCCGTCACCGAGGCGCACATCGCCGGAGCGCTCGCGCGGCACGGAACGACGACCATCGTGATCACCACGTCTCCCCTGCTGCTCGACGCCTGCGATCGGGTCGTGGACCTGCCCTCCCGAGGATCGGATGAACGACGTGACTGA
- a CDS encoding ABC transporter ATP-binding protein has translation MTASLLARDITLGYGDTPVVSALSLEVPDDSFTIIIGPNACGKSTLLRGFARLLRPTTGTVLLDGAELRALKPKEAARKLGLLPQSSIAPDGITVADLVGRGRFPHQSALRTWSSTDERAVSDAMAATGVTDLSRRLVDELSGGQRQRVWVAMALAQQTKHLLLDEPTTFLDIAHQIDLMELFADLHRNGTTLVAVLHDLNHAARYATHLVAMREGAIVAQGDPREIITAELVEAVYDLPCRVIVDPVAGTPLVLPLGRRRTP, from the coding sequence ATGACCGCTTCACTGCTGGCCCGCGACATCACGCTGGGATACGGGGACACCCCGGTCGTCTCCGCGCTCTCGCTCGAGGTTCCGGATGACTCGTTCACGATCATCATCGGCCCGAACGCGTGCGGCAAGTCGACGCTGCTGCGCGGGTTCGCACGCCTGTTGCGTCCGACCACCGGCACCGTGCTCCTCGACGGCGCGGAGCTGCGCGCGCTCAAGCCGAAGGAGGCGGCCAGGAAGCTCGGGCTCCTCCCCCAGTCGTCGATCGCCCCGGACGGCATCACCGTCGCCGACCTCGTGGGCCGCGGCCGGTTCCCGCACCAGAGCGCCCTGCGCACCTGGAGCAGCACCGACGAGCGTGCCGTGTCGGACGCCATGGCCGCCACCGGGGTGACCGACCTGTCGCGGCGCCTCGTGGATGAGCTGTCCGGTGGGCAGCGCCAACGCGTCTGGGTCGCGATGGCCCTCGCCCAGCAGACGAAGCACCTGCTGCTCGACGAGCCGACGACGTTCCTCGACATCGCGCACCAGATCGATCTGATGGAGTTGTTCGCCGACCTCCACCGCAACGGGACGACTCTGGTGGCGGTGCTGCACGACCTGAATCACGCGGCCCGCTATGCGACGCACCTCGTGGCGATGCGCGAGGGAGCGATCGTCGCGCAGGGCGACCCGCGCGAGATCATCACCGCCGAGCTCGTCGAGGCCGTGTACGACCTGCCCTGCCGGGTGATCGTCGACCCGGTCGCCGGCACCCCGCTCGTGCTTCCGCTCGGCCGACGGCGCACCCCGTGA
- a CDS encoding iron chelate uptake ABC transporter family permease subunit, giving the protein MTVDQRSATGQDSDVAAAEFAPVDFGRRQLRIETARIAGLIPLRAVVVCAALAVVIVGTGLASMTIGAYEVDFGAVLRAVVDPSSDPDIRQVVLEWRLPRVLFAVLCGAALALAGGIFQSLTRNPLGSPDIIGFGVGAQFGVTLTMVVLELNTYMFKAAGALIGGLFTALLVYVLASKNTLSSFRLIIVGIGVSAGLGSLTSWILISVSVEKAMMAATWGAGSLASLGFDQLIPAAIVFGIVTLLSLPLNRTLPVLEMGDDAATSLGISPGRTRLAAMVFGVALIALVTAAAGPISFIALAAPQISQRLTRSNTPMGTVPVMLTGAALVVVSDAVGQLVAVPVGVVTVSVGGIYLAWLLAAQYARRA; this is encoded by the coding sequence GTGACCGTCGATCAGCGGTCTGCCACCGGGCAGGATTCCGACGTCGCCGCCGCGGAATTCGCACCGGTCGACTTCGGCCGCCGCCAGCTCCGCATCGAGACCGCACGGATCGCGGGCCTGATCCCGCTGCGCGCGGTCGTCGTGTGCGCGGCTCTCGCCGTTGTGATCGTCGGCACCGGGCTCGCCTCGATGACGATCGGCGCCTACGAGGTGGACTTCGGCGCCGTGCTCCGCGCCGTGGTGGATCCGTCGTCGGATCCCGACATCCGCCAGGTCGTGTTGGAGTGGCGCCTGCCGCGCGTGCTGTTCGCGGTGTTGTGCGGCGCGGCGCTCGCCCTGGCCGGCGGCATCTTCCAGTCGCTCACGCGCAACCCGCTCGGCTCCCCCGACATCATCGGGTTCGGCGTCGGCGCGCAGTTCGGCGTGACCCTGACGATGGTCGTGCTCGAGCTGAACACCTACATGTTCAAGGCGGCCGGCGCGCTGATCGGGGGACTCTTCACGGCGCTGCTCGTCTACGTGCTCGCCAGCAAGAACACCCTGTCGTCGTTCCGCCTGATCATCGTCGGCATCGGCGTGTCCGCCGGTCTCGGCTCGCTCACCTCGTGGATCCTGATCTCGGTCAGCGTCGAGAAAGCGATGATGGCGGCGACGTGGGGGGCCGGCTCGCTCGCCTCCCTCGGCTTCGACCAACTCATCCCCGCCGCGATCGTGTTCGGGATCGTCACGCTGCTCTCCCTCCCCCTCAACCGCACCCTCCCCGTGCTGGAGATGGGCGACGACGCCGCGACGTCGCTGGGCATCAGCCCGGGCCGCACCCGCCTCGCCGCGATGGTGTTCGGCGTCGCCCTGATCGCGCTCGTCACCGCCGCCGCCGGCCCCATCTCGTTCATCGCTCTCGCCGCACCGCAGATCTCGCAGCGGCTCACCCGCTCGAACACCCCGATGGGCACGGTGCCCGTGATGCTGACCGGCGCCGCACTCGTCGTGGTGTCGGATGCTGTCGGGCAGCTCGTCGCCGTGCCCGTCGGCGTCGTGACGGTCTCGGTCGGCGGAATCTATCTGGCCTGGCTGCTCGCCGCGCAGTACGCGCGCCGCGCGTGA
- a CDS encoding iron ABC transporter permease, with translation MTSLPRPAATQDATGTSNTGAGSRADDSPHRTAALAAGLVLAAVVLAAASIASLAVGNRAIDPVTVLNALLSYDDADPLHLMVRELRVPRTLLGIVVGAALAVCGGLIQAFTRNPLADPGILGVNAGASFAVTFAVGVLGLTTPGAYVPFALLGAFVLTLLVYTLGSFGRSGATPMKLTLAGVALGAAFTGFTTAIVLRDLGTLQVMRFWGVGSIGGRTIDQLAWAGPLIALGLLIGLLCARSLNALALGDDLAQALGARVRVTRVLVIIAVTLLAGTSVAAAGPIAFVGLMIPHVVRWFTGPDQRWVLSYSMIVGPAFLLLADVLGRIVLPSGELRVGIVTALLGAPILIMLVRRKRVSGL, from the coding sequence GTGACCTCTCTCCCCCGCCCGGCAGCGACCCAGGACGCCACCGGAACCTCGAACACGGGTGCGGGGAGTCGCGCAGACGACTCCCCGCACCGCACCGCGGCACTCGCGGCGGGGCTCGTCCTCGCCGCGGTGGTGCTGGCGGCAGCATCCATCGCCTCCCTCGCCGTCGGCAACCGCGCGATCGATCCGGTCACGGTGCTGAACGCACTGCTGTCGTACGACGACGCCGACCCGCTGCACCTCATGGTGCGGGAGCTGCGGGTGCCCCGGACCCTTCTCGGCATCGTGGTGGGCGCCGCCCTCGCCGTGTGCGGGGGACTCATCCAGGCCTTCACCCGAAATCCGCTCGCCGACCCCGGCATCCTCGGCGTGAACGCGGGCGCCTCCTTCGCCGTGACGTTCGCGGTGGGAGTGCTCGGACTCACGACTCCCGGGGCCTACGTCCCGTTCGCCCTGCTCGGCGCCTTCGTGCTGACGCTGCTGGTCTACACCCTGGGCTCCTTCGGCCGGTCCGGTGCCACCCCGATGAAGCTCACGCTCGCCGGCGTCGCGCTCGGTGCCGCATTCACCGGCTTCACCACCGCGATCGTGCTGCGCGACCTCGGGACGCTCCAGGTCATGCGCTTCTGGGGCGTCGGCTCGATCGGCGGACGCACCATCGACCAGCTCGCCTGGGCGGGACCGCTGATCGCCCTCGGGCTCCTCATCGGCCTGTTGTGCGCGCGCTCACTGAACGCGCTGGCGCTGGGCGACGACCTGGCGCAGGCCCTTGGGGCGCGCGTCCGCGTGACGCGAGTGCTGGTGATCATCGCCGTCACTCTGCTCGCCGGAACGAGCGTCGCGGCCGCCGGCCCCATCGCCTTCGTCGGCCTCATGATCCCGCACGTCGTCCGCTGGTTCACCGGCCCCGATCAGCGCTGGGTGCTCTCCTATTCGATGATCGTCGGACCGGCGTTCCTGCTGCTCGCGGATGTCCTCGGACGCATCGTGCTCCCCAGCGGTGAGCTGCGCGTCGGGATCGTCACCGCCCTGCTGGGTGCGCCGATCCTGATCATGCTCGTCCGACGCAAGCGGGTGAGTGGACTGTGA
- a CDS encoding ABC transporter substrate-binding protein, whose protein sequence is MTHASARPKIRRGSALVAAAVAAALALAGCTASADSAESAPTAADGVVIEHGHGETVISKKPQRIVTLGWMTPDIVAALGTNPVGMEEVWGADESGYQPWFEEFVTDEYGETPEIIPFLEDGPNYEAIKALKPDLILSLYSGVTDVEYERLTEIAPTVPYVEGPWNPGTWEGMTRTVGAAMWEEAKAEELIGETEELITSLADEHPEFDDKTFVWGLTLNEGGTDLGVYLEYDPRVRITEALGFTSTSAMDSFLASAEGDNWYTGVSLEKLYDVQADLFAAWGGSADEGKYTVENKVVSRWEPIAAGSYVIYADDAEASAISAPTVLSLKYILPKYVDDLAGALQGEPTIAGK, encoded by the coding sequence CTCGCCCTGGCCGGCTGCACGGCATCCGCCGACAGCGCGGAATCCGCGCCGACTGCCGCCGACGGCGTGGTCATCGAGCACGGACACGGCGAGACCGTGATCTCGAAGAAGCCCCAGCGCATCGTCACCCTGGGATGGATGACACCCGACATCGTCGCCGCCCTCGGCACGAACCCGGTCGGCATGGAGGAGGTCTGGGGCGCGGACGAGAGCGGCTACCAGCCCTGGTTCGAGGAGTTCGTGACCGACGAGTACGGCGAGACCCCCGAGATCATCCCCTTCCTCGAGGACGGCCCGAACTACGAGGCGATCAAGGCGCTCAAGCCCGACCTGATCCTCAGCCTCTACTCGGGCGTGACGGATGTCGAATACGAGCGACTGACCGAGATCGCACCGACCGTGCCGTACGTCGAAGGCCCCTGGAATCCCGGCACCTGGGAGGGGATGACGCGCACCGTCGGCGCCGCGATGTGGGAGGAAGCCAAGGCGGAGGAGCTGATCGGCGAGACCGAGGAGCTGATCACCTCGCTCGCCGACGAGCACCCCGAGTTCGACGACAAGACGTTCGTCTGGGGACTCACGCTGAACGAGGGCGGGACCGACCTGGGCGTGTACCTCGAGTACGACCCGCGCGTGCGCATCACCGAGGCACTGGGGTTCACCTCGACCTCGGCGATGGACAGCTTCCTCGCGAGCGCCGAGGGCGACAACTGGTACACCGGGGTCAGCCTGGAGAAGCTCTACGACGTGCAGGCCGATCTGTTCGCCGCATGGGGCGGCAGCGCCGACGAGGGCAAGTACACGGTCGAGAACAAGGTCGTCTCCCGCTGGGAGCCGATCGCGGCCGGCTCCTACGTGATCTACGCCGACGACGCCGAGGCCTCCGCCATCAGCGCACCGACCGTGCTGTCGCTGAAGTACATCCTCCCGAAGTACGTCGACGACCTCGCCGGCGCGCTGCAGGGCGAGCCCACGATCGCAGGGAAGTGA